The sequence AGGAGGTCGCCCCATTGCGGAGTTTGCCCCTCCGGGATGACCTAAAGGCCTCACCACAGGCATGACCTAAAGGCTCCCACGCTCCCACTGGTCGCTCGCAATGACAACACGGGTTGATGGCAATAGTGCAGTGTCGATGGTTCAATCGGCTGTTCGGGCCGCTTTGCGCAACTGCACGCTCAACGTACGACAAAGCGATCCTCTCCTTGTCATCGCGAGGACTGAGCGGAGTGAAGGACGTGGCGATCTCCATGTACGAACAAGAACGCTCGGTTGCGGAGATTGCCTTTTCGGGACGACCTGAAGGCCCTAATTTTTATTCGTTACGCTATTGCCAAACTGCGGAGATTGCCGCGCTCACTGCGTTCGCTCGCAATGACAACGTTGGTTGATGGCAAGAACGATTCGTTAATGGTTCAGATGATCGTTCGGGCCCGGGTTGCTCTACTGCACGCTCAACGAACGACAAAGCAATCCGCTCCTTGTCATCGCGAGGAATGAGCGCAAGCGAATGACGTGGCGATCTCCATGTACGAACAAGAACGCTCGGTTGCGGAGATTGCCTTTTCGGGACGACCTGAAGGCCCCAATTTTTACTCGTTACGCTATTGCCAAACTGCGGAGATTGCACCACAGGCATGACCTAAAGGCCCCCGCGCTCACTGCGTTCGCTCGCAATGACAACGTTGGTTGATGGCAAGAACGATTCGTTAATGGTTCAGATGATCGTTCGGGCCCGGGTTGCTCTACTGCACGCTCAACGAACGACAAAGCAATCCGCTCCTTGTCATCGCGAGGACTGAACGAAGTGAAGGACGTGGCGATCTCCATGTACGGGCAGAAACGCCCTGTTGCGGAGATTGCCACACAAGACAACGCAATCCCCCGACCGGGTCAGTGTGAATGAGCGGGCTGGTCGGCGTCACGCGTCGGTGGCGTGTAGGCGGTGGCCATCTGGGTACTCGAAAAGGATTTCGCCGGTCGGGCCGACGATGCATCCCCCTGTTCGCCTCGCGCTCCGCGGGGGTGTACCGAATAAGACTCACCGGGTCGGCCCCATGCCGACGAAAAAGGCATCCGGCTCGGTGAGCGATCGGAAAAGAGCCTCTGCGATCGTGCGTCCGCCTTGGGCGTTCGGCTCAATCTGCAAGGTGAAGTCCGAGGGCTCGGTGCACACGCGCCGCAGGTCGATAACGGGGCACTTATAATCGATCGCGGCCTGGATGGTGCGGTCGTTCCAAAGCCGAAGCGCCGTAGACACAATCGCCTGGCGTGGGCCCCTGCCCCCCGCCGCCTCGGGAAAATTCCCGTTGTACACGGCGCACACCGTCACCGGCAGGCCCGTGGCCACTACCTTCTGAAGAGCCGATCGGTAGGCTGCGTCAAACCGC comes from Salisaeta longa DSM 21114 and encodes:
- a CDS encoding SGNH/GDSL hydrolase family protein — translated: MHIALLGDSTLDNKAYTSGAPSVTDHLNDLLPEAHRASLVAVDGAKVRDIPYQLDTCPPEATHIVLSVGGNDAVTDIGLLSQSARTVGEALSVLHEATERFDAAYRSALQKVVATGLPVTVCAVYNGNFPEAAGGRGPRQAIVSTALRLWNDRTIQAAIDYKCPVIDLRRVCTEPSDFTLQIEPNAQGGRTIAEALFRSLTEPDAFFVGMGPTR